One stretch of Anabrus simplex isolate iqAnaSimp1 chromosome 3, ASM4041472v1, whole genome shotgun sequence DNA includes these proteins:
- the LOC136867435 gene encoding protein YIPF1 produces MASSKQSLLDMEIDSHSAESQLQFQEFSTNRSGGGAAELDVRSSHTLTFNHSPDTPGSDTEGDPESKLLHEGTERQSSPSFWTFEYYQQLFDVDTDRVLDRILWSMIPRPGVSYLQHHIKPKPDLYGPFWICTTLIFTIAISGNLANYLQTAGKNYVWRYNFHIVTYAATAIYTYAWLVPMLLWGFLRWRGGQDTRMTFLEILCVYGYSLAIYIPVSVLWVIQIEWLRWLLVGAGAALSGSVLLMTFWPAIPSEQRCLVLAGILGLHLLLAAGFLLYFFHEPDDTNSSILSTTVAPPTPKVHVNDTNKS; encoded by the coding sequence ATGGCATCGTCAAAGCAGTCTCTTCTTGATATGGAAATTGATAGTCATTCTGCTGAGTCCCAGTTACAGTTTCAAGAATTTTCCACTAACAGATCGGGAGGTGGAGCTGCTGAGCTCGATGTGAGATCTTCACATACACTGACGTTCAATCATTCTCCTGACACTCCAGGATCGGACACTGAAGGTGATCCTGAGTCCAAACTTCTGCACGAGGGAACAGAACGGCAATCTTCGCCTTCATTTTGGACTTTTGAATATTATCAACAATTATTTGAcgttgatactgatagagttcttGATCGGATCCTTTGGTCTATGATCCCTCGTCCAGGTGTAAGTTACTTGCAACATCACATTAAACCTAAACCCGACCTATATGGACCTTTCTGGATTTGCACGACACTCATCTTCACCATCGCTATTAGTGGAAATTTGGCAAACTATCTCCAAACTGCAGGGAAGAATTACGTTTGGAGATATAATTTTCACATTGTGACATATGCAGCCACTGCAATTTACACTTATGCATGGCTTGTTCCAATGTTACTATGGGGTTTTCTGCGATGGCGTGGTGGTCAGGATACAAGAATGACATTCCTGGAGATCCTCTGTGTGTATGGTTATTCATTGGCTATATACATTCCAGTTTCTGTCCTTTGGGTAATACAGATTGAATGGCTGCGGTGGTTATTAGTTGGAGCTGGTGCAGCCCTGTCAGGTTCTGTATTGTTGATGACATTCTGGCCTGCCATACCAAGTGAACAACGATGCCTTGTTCTTGCTGGCATATTAGGTTTACATTTATTGCTCGCTGCAggatttctcctttacttcttccaTGAGCCAGATGATACTAATTCTAGCATTCTATCTACTACGGTTGCTCCTCCGACTCCTAAAGTACATGTGAATGATACAAATAAGAGTTAG